A DNA window from Chitinibacter fontanus contains the following coding sequences:
- a CDS encoding TolC family outer membrane protein, with protein MAFSTRAFGPKVLVFSLGAVFSASAWATDLLTVYRSALNYDAVYAQAQAKRDALQEKSNQGRAALLPTISLSGTLNSNQDDVENRQFNTQTDHSYGSHSYSLTLTQPLFRWQNWVGYEQSKLQVAQAEVAFLSAKQDLILRTAQAYFEQLQAQEKLKAAQAYKTAVESQLDIARKAFAVGTGVKTDIFDAETRFQLAMSQTIVAQTELELRQRALQSITGQYFEQVASRGPKVDLNFLGSMDLGQLLQEAEQNNLQIQEQKLAVEIASREIERQRAGHYPTLDLVASKGNNSTLNSGTREISDTSRIGVQVNVPIFQGGKWCHVPLRPRPIIALPKVLWMLHAIARNSMFGRRILG; from the coding sequence ATGGCGTTTAGCACCCGAGCCTTTGGGCCGAAAGTACTGGTATTTAGTTTGGGCGCTGTATTTTCGGCTTCGGCTTGGGCAACAGATTTACTGACTGTGTATCGTTCGGCATTAAATTACGATGCCGTGTACGCGCAGGCACAAGCCAAGCGCGATGCCTTGCAGGAGAAATCCAATCAGGGGCGTGCGGCTTTGCTACCGACGATTAGCCTGTCTGGCACGCTCAATAGCAACCAAGATGACGTAGAAAATCGCCAATTTAATACGCAAACCGATCACAGCTATGGCAGCCACAGCTATAGCCTGACGCTGACCCAGCCGCTGTTCCGCTGGCAAAACTGGGTGGGCTATGAGCAATCGAAACTGCAAGTGGCCCAAGCCGAAGTGGCATTTTTAAGTGCCAAGCAAGATTTGATTTTGCGTACCGCACAGGCGTATTTTGAGCAATTGCAGGCGCAGGAAAAGCTCAAAGCGGCGCAAGCCTATAAAACCGCGGTTGAATCACAGCTAGATATCGCCCGCAAAGCATTTGCGGTGGGGACTGGGGTTAAAACTGATATTTTTGATGCGGAAACCCGTTTCCAATTGGCCATGTCGCAAACCATTGTGGCGCAAACCGAGCTTGAATTGCGCCAACGTGCCTTGCAAAGCATTACCGGTCAGTATTTTGAACAAGTGGCCAGCCGCGGGCCGAAAGTAGATTTGAATTTTCTTGGCTCGATGGATCTGGGTCAGTTGCTGCAAGAAGCCGAACAAAATAATTTGCAGATTCAGGAGCAGAAACTAGCCGTTGAGATTGCCAGCCGCGAAATTGAGCGCCAACGTGCAGGGCATTACCCTACGCTGGATTTGGTGGCCAGCAAAGGCAATAACTCCACGCTCAACTCTGGCACACGCGAGATTAGCGATACCAGCCGCATTGGGGTGCAAGTGAATGTGCCTATTTTTCAGGGGGGGAAGTGGTGTCACGTACCACTGAGGCCGCGGCCAATTATCGCGTTGCCAAAGGTGCTCTGGATGCTGCACGCAATAGCACGCAATTCAATGTTCGGCAGGCGTATCTTGGGGTGA
- a CDS encoding TolC family protein produces the protein MSNGLAQIKIMQAALTAAKNAQTSNKDAFDLGVRLNIDVLNAQNQVFSTQSELIRVTVETMLALLKLKAAVGNLAENDVLAINSQLSDGVDRQ, from the coding sequence GTGAGTAATGGGCTGGCGCAGATCAAAATCATGCAAGCCGCGCTAACTGCCGCCAAAAATGCGCAAACCTCCAATAAAGACGCATTTGACTTGGGCGTACGGCTCAATATCGACGTACTCAATGCGCAAAACCAAGTGTTTAGCACTCAAAGCGAGCTGATCCGCGTTACTGTGGAAACCATGCTGGCTTTGCTTAAACTAAAAGCTGCGGTGGGCAACCTAGCCGAAAATGACGTATTGGCCATCAATAGTCAGCTCAGTGATGGGGTAGATCGCCAGTAA
- a CDS encoding VOC family protein, with the protein MRPRLNLILLGVADVAKSTAFYEALGWQRAATSHSEFVKFDLGGVVLGLQSRSSFAQDCQLPDTGYRGFAGFALAYIARSADEVPHVLATASQLGAEIVKPATRNAWGIAGYFRDPDGHLFEVCYEDGWVFAADGHLVV; encoded by the coding sequence ATGCGCCCTCGCCTCAATCTGATCTTGCTCGGCGTGGCCGATGTGGCTAAATCGACTGCTTTTTATGAAGCACTCGGTTGGCAGCGGGCGGCAACGAGCCATAGTGAATTTGTAAAATTCGATCTGGGTGGCGTAGTACTGGGGCTACAGTCGCGCTCGAGTTTTGCACAGGATTGCCAGTTGCCCGATACGGGCTATCGCGGTTTTGCTGGCTTTGCGCTGGCCTATATTGCGCGCTCTGCCGACGAGGTACCACACGTGCTTGCCACAGCTTCGCAATTGGGGGCAGAGATTGTAAAGCCTGCCACGCGAAACGCTTGGGGCATTGCGGGCTATTTTCGCGACCCCGACGGGCATTTATTCGAGGTGTGTTATGAGGATGGTTGGGTTTTCGCTGCGGATGGTCATTTAGTGGTCTGA
- a CDS encoding Shedu anti-phage system protein SduA domain-containing protein yields the protein MTDLVIHTTIRPLVEAFLEKLVKIYLGPLHNYVSDNPELIKIAPGFLLNPQQLTVYISRSHIAVEYEGPEFIQELQENSTLDIKYYDYSNDDKNIFEKIIGFEYDSTLKTSMPLPAFSEDLLLPTNRGWDKLSELGWNFSAQNSIMGFNMPSPTPAAGRFTRIINGMFFDANESGLKTRRIKCLDFFPIRFDESDDQTDEIAFNLSFMENRVIHDAHYSYPAPDDYRYKQLPKINKFIEKWGNIESSEPEITSFLAKPENEFILTMKFGASKAYAELTCEWQSEELDAIRPDFFILHPNGYADIVEFKLPHILKNTIVGSNNREAFASWLNSYIAQTRVYAKYFEDPNNRKWFEEKYGFKVYKPRRWLVVGRRSDFNSEIWREIMFDYKDLEILTFDDLIDGVVVQFYK from the coding sequence ATGACAGATCTAGTAATTCATACCACAATCAGGCCTTTAGTCGAAGCCTTTTTGGAAAAGCTAGTTAAAATTTATTTAGGCCCTTTGCATAATTATGTATCTGATAATCCAGAGTTGATAAAAATAGCCCCTGGGTTTTTGCTGAATCCACAACAATTAACCGTCTACATAAGTAGGAGCCATATAGCAGTAGAATATGAAGGTCCAGAATTTATTCAAGAACTTCAAGAAAACAGTACTTTAGATATAAAGTATTATGATTACTCAAATGACGATAAAAATATCTTTGAGAAAATTATTGGATTTGAATACGACTCGACACTTAAAACCTCAATGCCTTTACCAGCATTTAGTGAAGACCTTCTTCTCCCGACTAATCGCGGCTGGGATAAACTATCTGAATTAGGCTGGAATTTCTCTGCTCAGAATAGCATCATGGGTTTCAACATGCCAAGCCCTACCCCCGCAGCAGGAAGGTTCACTAGAATTATAAATGGAATGTTTTTTGATGCTAACGAATCCGGCTTAAAAACTAGAAGAATAAAATGCTTAGACTTCTTCCCAATCCGCTTTGATGAGTCTGACGATCAAACGGATGAAATCGCATTCAACCTCAGTTTTATGGAAAACAGAGTAATTCACGATGCACATTACTCTTACCCTGCACCTGATGACTACAGATACAAGCAGCTACCAAAAATCAATAAATTCATCGAAAAATGGGGAAACATCGAAAGCTCTGAGCCTGAAATCACCTCTTTTCTTGCAAAACCAGAGAATGAATTTATTTTGACAATGAAATTTGGGGCCTCAAAAGCATATGCAGAACTTACATGTGAGTGGCAAAGCGAAGAACTTGATGCTATTAGACCAGATTTTTTTATTCTACACCCCAATGGATATGCCGACATTGTCGAATTTAAACTTCCTCACATTTTAAAAAATACAATTGTTGGCTCCAATAATAGAGAAGCATTTGCTTCTTGGCTGAATTCATACATTGCACAAACACGAGTTTATGCAAAATACTTTGAAGACCCAAATAATCGAAAATGGTTTGAAGAAAAATATGGTTTTAAAGTCTACAAGCCAAGAAGATGGTTAGTTGTTGGGCGACGTAGTGATTTTAACTCTGAAATCTGGCGTGAAATCATGTTTGATTATAAAGATTTAGAAATACTAACATTTGATGATTTAATTGATGGAGTTGTTGTCCAATTTTACAAATAG
- the hrpA gene encoding ATP-dependent RNA helicase HrpA, with protein sequence MTLSLRDLQPLRAQLGDCQTSDRHPLSRLISQMGDRIKRNQPTDQLQAQFAAGVEKSLAKTAIRREKLPTPEYDDFLPVNQRRDELKAAIAKHQVVIVCGETGSGKTTQLPKICLELGRGVHGLIGHTQPRRLAARSVASRIAQELKSEIGHYVGYKVRFTDKSSPASYIKLMTDGILLAESLSDRFLNNYDTIIIDEAHERSLNIDFLLGYLKQILPKRPDLKVIVTSATIDADRFSKHFNGAPVLEVSGRTYPVEVRYKPLASTDEDDQEIEMEEAIANAVDELWRRDGSGDVLVFLPGEREIRETMEELRKAKLRDAEVLPLFARLSNEDQQRIFRPSNTGRRIVLATNVAETSLTVPGIRYVIDSGQARINRYSPRAKVEQLLIEKISQASARQRSGRCGRVASGICVRLYSEDDFNLRPAFTDPEIVRSSLAGVILRMAALRLGRVDEFPFLEAPSGKLIADGYQQLRELGAVDEQDRLTQIGQQLARLPIDPRVGRMLLAGQDEGCLKEMLIIASGLSLQDPRERPFDARQAADQAHAKFTEEKSDFLSYLRLWDFFEKLLADKTSNRQLVQECHRNFLSYLRLREWRELHKQLSEMASELRLNEKPGTFEQIHKALITGLLGNLGFKQPENDEYLGARGIKFNVFPGSGLKKARPKWIVAAELVETSKLYARCVAAIEPEWVEKLAPHLIKKQYFDPHWSKDNAQVSASERITLYGLPIVARRRVHYGSINVAESREIFIREALVRFNYNSKAKFFDHNFALLLDVEELEHKARRQDVLVDENALFAFFDAKIPADIVNGAGFEAWRKQAEKLNPTLLYLSKEDLMQHSAAAVTEEQYPEFFRLQDAKLPLGYRFEPGHVLDGVTITLPLHLLNRVNHATFDWLVPGLIREKITLLLKSLPKPIRRLCVPVPEFATKMMVALESADREAPLLPQLAQAATRGCGQPVSADDFNGNDLPIHLRMNFRIVDDAGQELAQGRDLIAIRAQLGEAAQLTFRDTADESTGIEKSGILKWDFGDLPAKINFKRHGKAMTGYPGLVPDEDEAGKECVAIRLFDTEHAANEAHRAGVVRLLQFELKEHLKQLPKALPNFNQLAIHYRSLGNSDQLMADVISCICNRAFLGDDEAPRKKKDFDDQKSRAKVRLPSVRDAVLRTLNDIAPDFIALGTLLSKGGNIQNELKAQLGELIYQGFLTATPWEQLPRLPVYIKAMKVRLEKRAQNPNRDGQRGAEVAELMQRYVAEVDKWQREGRDTSTLLPFRWMIEELRVGLFAQELRTPYPVSVKRLDKIWAEITKR encoded by the coding sequence ATGACTCTTTCTCTTCGCGATCTTCAGCCTTTACGCGCCCAGCTGGGCGACTGTCAAACCAGTGACCGCCATCCCCTGTCGCGGCTGATCAGCCAGATGGGTGATCGCATCAAACGCAATCAGCCTACTGATCAATTGCAGGCGCAATTTGCCGCAGGCGTTGAAAAATCACTCGCAAAAACCGCCATTCGACGTGAGAAGTTACCGACGCCAGAATACGATGATTTTCTGCCGGTCAATCAGCGCCGAGACGAGCTTAAAGCCGCGATTGCCAAACACCAAGTCGTGATCGTCTGCGGTGAAACCGGCTCGGGTAAAACCACGCAGCTGCCGAAAATCTGTCTGGAGCTGGGTCGTGGTGTACACGGCCTAATCGGCCACACGCAGCCACGCCGCTTGGCCGCGCGCTCGGTCGCCAGCCGCATTGCGCAAGAATTAAAGTCTGAAATCGGTCATTACGTCGGCTACAAGGTGCGCTTTACCGATAAAAGTTCGCCTGCCAGTTATATCAAGCTAATGACCGACGGTATTTTGCTCGCTGAGTCATTGAGTGATCGTTTTCTCAATAATTACGACACCATCATCATCGACGAGGCGCACGAGCGCAGCCTGAACATCGACTTTTTGCTCGGCTATTTGAAGCAAATCCTGCCAAAGCGCCCTGATCTGAAAGTCATCGTCACCTCGGCAACGATTGATGCCGATCGCTTTAGCAAACATTTTAACGGCGCGCCGGTACTCGAAGTGTCGGGTCGCACTTATCCAGTCGAAGTGCGCTACAAACCACTGGCCAGCACCGACGAAGACGATCAAGAAATCGAGATGGAAGAAGCCATCGCCAACGCGGTCGACGAGCTATGGCGGCGCGATGGCAGCGGCGATGTGCTGGTGTTCTTGCCCGGCGAACGCGAAATTCGCGAAACAATGGAAGAGCTGCGCAAAGCCAAGCTGCGCGACGCCGAAGTGCTACCGCTGTTTGCGCGTCTGTCGAATGAAGATCAACAACGTATCTTCCGCCCCAGCAATACTGGCCGACGTATCGTGCTGGCGACCAATGTAGCCGAGACTTCGCTGACAGTACCCGGCATCCGCTATGTGATCGACAGTGGCCAAGCGCGCATCAACCGCTACAGCCCGCGCGCCAAAGTTGAGCAATTGCTGATCGAAAAAATCTCGCAAGCCTCAGCGCGCCAGCGCTCCGGTCGTTGTGGCCGTGTCGCCAGCGGCATTTGCGTGCGCCTGTATTCGGAAGACGATTTCAACCTGCGCCCCGCGTTTACCGACCCAGAAATCGTCCGCTCCAGCCTCGCTGGCGTCATTTTGCGCATGGCTGCGTTGCGCCTAGGCCGCGTCGATGAATTTCCGTTTCTGGAAGCGCCATCGGGCAAGCTAATCGCCGACGGCTACCAGCAATTGCGCGAACTCGGCGCGGTCGATGAGCAAGATCGCCTAACCCAAATCGGCCAACAGCTCGCGCGCCTGCCGATCGACCCACGCGTCGGCCGCATGTTGCTCGCGGGGCAAGACGAAGGCTGCCTGAAGGAAATGCTGATTATTGCCTCGGGCCTGTCGCTGCAAGACCCGCGCGAGCGCCCTTTCGACGCGCGCCAAGCCGCCGATCAAGCGCATGCCAAATTTACCGAAGAAAAATCAGACTTTCTGTCCTACCTGCGCCTGTGGGATTTCTTTGAAAAACTACTCGCCGATAAAACGTCGAACCGCCAATTGGTGCAGGAATGTCACCGCAATTTCTTGTCCTACTTGCGCCTGCGTGAATGGCGCGAATTACATAAACAACTGTCAGAAATGGCGAGCGAATTGCGCTTGAACGAGAAGCCGGGCACGTTCGAGCAAATTCACAAGGCGCTGATCACTGGCCTGCTCGGCAATTTAGGCTTTAAACAGCCGGAAAACGACGAATACCTCGGCGCACGCGGGATTAAATTTAATGTTTTCCCCGGCTCTGGCCTGAAAAAAGCGCGCCCAAAATGGATTGTGGCCGCCGAACTCGTTGAAACCAGCAAGCTGTACGCGCGCTGCGTCGCGGCGATTGAGCCGGAATGGGTCGAAAAGCTCGCGCCGCATCTGATTAAAAAACAATACTTCGATCCGCATTGGAGCAAAGACAACGCACAGGTGAGCGCGTCGGAACGTATCACGCTGTATGGCTTGCCGATCGTGGCACGCAGACGGGTACACTATGGCAGTATCAACGTCGCCGAGTCGCGCGAGATTTTCATCCGCGAAGCCTTGGTGCGTTTCAATTACAACAGCAAAGCCAAATTCTTCGACCACAACTTTGCCTTGCTGCTTGACGTGGAAGAGCTGGAACACAAAGCGCGCCGCCAGGACGTACTGGTCGATGAAAACGCATTGTTCGCCTTTTTCGATGCCAAAATCCCTGCCGACATTGTCAATGGCGCGGGCTTTGAGGCTTGGCGCAAACAGGCCGAAAAGCTCAACCCGACGCTGCTGTATTTAAGTAAAGAAGACCTGATGCAGCACAGCGCCGCAGCGGTCACCGAGGAGCAATATCCGGAATTCTTCCGCCTGCAAGATGCGAAGTTGCCACTGGGGTATCGCTTTGAACCCGGCCATGTGCTTGACGGGGTAACGATTACCCTCCCCCTGCATTTGCTCAATCGCGTTAATCACGCCACTTTTGACTGGCTGGTGCCGGGCTTAATCCGCGAAAAAATCACGCTGCTGCTCAAATCGCTACCGAAACCCATCCGCCGCCTATGCGTGCCGGTGCCCGAGTTTGCGACCAAAATGATGGTCGCACTCGAAAGCGCCGACCGCGAAGCGCCGCTGTTGCCCCAGCTCGCCCAAGCAGCCACGCGCGGTTGCGGCCAGCCGGTTAGCGCCGATGATTTCAATGGCAACGATTTACCGATCCATTTGCGGATGAACTTCCGCATCGTTGACGATGCAGGCCAAGAGTTGGCGCAAGGGCGCGACCTAATCGCGATTCGTGCGCAGCTCGGTGAGGCGGCGCAACTCACCTTCCGCGACACGGCGGACGAGAGCACCGGCATCGAAAAATCGGGCATTTTGAAATGGGATTTCGGCGATCTACCCGCCAAAATCAATTTCAAACGCCACGGCAAAGCGATGACCGGCTACCCCGGCCTTGTACCGGATGAAGACGAAGCGGGTAAAGAGTGCGTGGCGATTCGGCTGTTTGACACCGAACACGCCGCCAACGAAGCCCACCGCGCGGGCGTCGTACGCTTGCTGCAGTTCGAGTTGAAAGAGCATCTCAAGCAATTGCCCAAAGCCTTGCCCAATTTCAACCAGCTCGCCATTCACTACCGCAGCTTGGGCAATAGCGACCAACTGATGGCCGATGTGATCAGTTGCATCTGCAACCGCGCCTTCTTGGGCGACGACGAAGCGCCACGCAAAAAGAAAGATTTCGATGATCAAAAGAGCCGCGCCAAAGTACGCCTGCCATCCGTCCGCGACGCGGTGCTACGCACGCTGAACGACATCGCACCCGACTTTATTGCGCTCGGCACGCTGCTTTCCAAAGGTGGCAATATCCAGAATGAGCTAAAAGCTCAGCTGGGCGAGCTGATCTACCAAGGCTTCCTCACAGCCACACCTTGGGAGCAGCTACCTCGCCTACCCGTTTACATCAAAGCGATGAAAGTGCGGCTAGAAAAACGCGCCCAAAACCCAAACCGCGACGGCCAGCGCGGAGCGGAAGTAGCTGAACTCATGCAGAGGTATGTCGCTGAAGTCGATAAGTGGCAACGTGAAGGGAGAGATACCTCAACCCTATTGCCATTTAGATGGATGATTGAGGAGTTGCGGGTTGGGCTGTTTGCGCAGGAATTGAGGACGCCGTATCCGGTGTCGGTGAAGCGGCTGGATAAGATTTGGGCGGAGATTACTAAGCGGTGA
- a CDS encoding PAS domain-containing protein gives MTTETTNPSKAVTWHGYQCHRSQLFALGLSLLISWSLLLVNYNLTSFSWALLLAMAFANAGVITWSILVSKSKPEKTYTETQTTIVPPADPTDVLAGVPDLLWTIDYASRRVSSHNEAQIPHHPAGSQFAKLATIFPARVSRQYLETLIELQNTQVPTRFEYTLGNEQQQHTFEARLTPLSHRDCVVVIRDISHIKATEAALFKQQLFTQQIIDSSPNLIFIRDRHGRFLLVNQATQTLLGHDLLVHSHMGLDEDTPILSAGDDEVFEKGATIRREDHCTLSSGRTHWFDITKLPVEREGKTYILSIAIDITAQKENDIAKTDSTMLVRAMAHALPHAFMLVQHGQILFANHAACQRLGLPPEQLIGEPLNTICTEPTASLATVQLQLFSTQGEEINCHICQLDAPAGAGHLLTLH, from the coding sequence ATGACCACTGAAACCACTAATCCTAGCAAAGCCGTCACTTGGCATGGCTACCAATGCCATCGCAGCCAATTATTTGCGCTTGGGCTTAGCCTTTTGATTAGCTGGAGTTTATTACTGGTCAATTACAATTTAACCAGCTTTAGCTGGGCGCTACTCTTAGCGATGGCCTTTGCCAATGCCGGTGTAATTACCTGGTCGATACTGGTATCAAAGTCCAAACCAGAAAAAACATACACTGAAACACAAACCACCATTGTTCCACCAGCCGACCCGACTGATGTGCTGGCTGGTGTACCTGATTTGCTGTGGACTATCGACTACGCCAGTCGTCGGGTGAGCTCTCACAATGAAGCGCAAATTCCGCATCACCCAGCTGGTAGCCAGTTTGCCAAGCTAGCCACCATTTTCCCTGCCCGAGTTTCCAGACAATACCTGGAAACGCTGATCGAGCTACAAAACACCCAAGTACCCACCCGCTTCGAATACACTCTGGGCAATGAGCAGCAGCAACATACCTTTGAAGCACGACTTACTCCACTGAGCCATCGCGATTGTGTGGTGGTGATTCGCGACATTTCGCACATCAAAGCCACAGAAGCCGCTCTTTTTAAGCAACAGTTATTTACCCAACAAATTATCGACTCCAGCCCGAACCTGATTTTTATCCGTGATCGTCACGGTCGCTTCCTACTGGTCAATCAAGCAACACAAACCCTACTGGGGCATGACCTGCTAGTTCATTCTCACATGGGTCTTGATGAAGATACCCCGATACTCAGCGCCGGCGATGATGAAGTATTTGAAAAAGGTGCCACGATTCGGCGCGAAGACCACTGCACATTATCCAGCGGTAGAACACACTGGTTTGACATTACCAAGCTACCCGTTGAGCGCGAAGGTAAAACCTATATTTTAAGCATCGCCATCGACATTACTGCCCAAAAAGAAAATGATATCGCCAAAACCGATAGCACAATGCTGGTTCGCGCTATGGCACATGCGCTCCCACATGCGTTTATGCTGGTGCAGCATGGGCAAATTCTATTTGCCAACCACGCTGCTTGCCAGCGTTTAGGCCTACCACCCGAGCAACTGATCGGCGAACCACTCAACACCATCTGCACCGAACCAACGGCTTCTTTAGCCACAGTGCAACTGCAGCTATTTAGTACGCAAGGCGAAGAAATCAACTGCCACATTTGCCAGTTAGACGCCCCCGCTGGCGCAGGGCACTTACTCACCTTGCACTAA
- a CDS encoding PilZ domain-containing protein — protein sequence MSVGLRDRDQRGALRVAVNCKVKIRPLDLGLPFYGECTDLSVTGMTVQTSYVPRPDEEFDIYVMPARAAGMRREPFAARVRVRRSHQLKVTSLYELGLEIIQVHA from the coding sequence ATGAGTGTCGGCTTGAGAGATCGGGATCAGCGTGGGGCATTGCGGGTCGCTGTCAATTGCAAGGTAAAGATCCGGCCGCTGGATTTAGGTTTGCCATTTTATGGCGAATGCACCGACCTGAGCGTAACGGGGATGACTGTCCAAACCAGCTACGTGCCACGACCAGATGAAGAATTTGATATCTACGTCATGCCCGCTCGTGCTGCCGGAATGCGACGCGAGCCGTTTGCGGCACGCGTACGGGTTCGGCGTAGTCATCAATTGAAAGTGACATCTTTGTATGAATTGGGCCTTGAGATTATTCAGGTTCACGCTTAA
- a CDS encoding 4-deoxy-4-formamido-L-arabinose-phosphoundecaprenol deformylase, with protein sequence MKLIALKIDVDTSVAIEIGLPKLIPVLRANQAGATFFWALGKEKNGSLLRPMRYLRKVAGMSHVPIKQRYGLAALLAGSLLPSRNLNRLAENAMRELTDEVFEHGVRPAQRHCWQASIVKMDSALTRDAYAETLAGFEKIMGQRPRSHAASGWQINRTALRLHQLHQLNYASDCRGQTPFWPIVQGEYIRCPQLPVTLPMLEELIPQLGVEQAFEQLKHATLEQEQALHVFNLAADYDAQYAEQVGQLLSDWKAQGYHLVNLSALVQALDLKTLPYHHVEMKPVPGRLGLLAVQGAVYP encoded by the coding sequence ATGAAGCTGATTGCTCTAAAGATCGATGTTGATACTTCCGTGGCCATTGAAATTGGCTTGCCTAAATTAATCCCCGTTTTACGAGCAAATCAAGCTGGTGCCACTTTTTTTTGGGCCTTGGGTAAAGAGAAAAATGGCTCTTTGCTGCGCCCCATGCGCTATTTACGCAAGGTGGCGGGGATGAGCCATGTGCCTATCAAGCAGCGTTATGGTTTGGCTGCATTGCTCGCGGGCAGTTTGCTTCCTTCACGTAATTTAAATCGATTGGCAGAGAATGCCATGCGTGAATTAACGGATGAAGTATTCGAGCATGGTGTGCGACCTGCACAAAGACATTGTTGGCAGGCAAGCATTGTGAAGATGGACTCGGCCTTGACGCGTGATGCCTATGCCGAGACGCTGGCTGGATTTGAGAAAATAATGGGGCAGCGGCCGCGTTCTCATGCCGCCTCCGGCTGGCAGATTAATCGAACTGCTTTGCGCTTGCATCAATTGCATCAGCTCAATTATGCGAGTGATTGCCGTGGACAAACCCCTTTTTGGCCAATTGTGCAGGGCGAGTATATCCGTTGCCCGCAACTGCCTGTTACCTTGCCAATGCTAGAAGAATTGATTCCGCAGCTAGGAGTAGAGCAGGCTTTTGAGCAGCTCAAGCATGCAACCTTAGAGCAAGAACAGGCACTGCATGTGTTTAATCTAGCTGCTGACTATGATGCGCAGTATGCTGAGCAAGTTGGGCAATTGCTAAGTGATTGGAAAGCGCAAGGCTATCATTTAGTGAATCTAAGCGCGCTAGTGCAAGCGCTGGATCTGAAAACTTTGCCTTATCACCATGTTGAGATGAAGCCAGTACCTGGTCGATTGGGTCTTTTGGCTGTGCAAGGGGCTGTATATCCTTAA
- a CDS encoding exopolyphosphatase codes for MSDKKYRLVTRSDFDGLVCAVLLNELQMIDDILFVHPKDMQDGKIAINDNDITTNLPYVAGAYLAFDHHLSETIRNSAGNSNHIIDPAAPSAARVVYDYYGGKERFANISDDMMLAVDKADSAEFTREEILNPSGWVLLNYLMDARTGLGRFRSFTISNYQLMMDLIKYCHNHSIEEILALPDVVERIELYQEHAPLAKEQIKRCSRIYDNLVVLDLREEDTIYATNRFMIYAMYPQCNISIHVMWGVQQRNTVFATGKSIINRTSQTNIGALMLQYGGGGHENAGTCQVANEAVDATLRELMLKITADG; via the coding sequence ATGTCCGACAAGAAATACCGCCTGGTCACCCGCAGTGATTTTGACGGCTTAGTCTGCGCTGTATTGCTCAATGAACTTCAAATGATTGACGACATACTATTTGTACATCCCAAAGATATGCAGGATGGCAAAATTGCGATTAACGATAATGACATCACCACCAATCTGCCGTATGTCGCGGGTGCCTATCTGGCTTTCGATCATCATCTTTCAGAAACAATTCGTAATTCTGCTGGCAACAGCAATCATATTATCGACCCCGCTGCTCCGTCTGCAGCCAGAGTGGTTTATGACTACTACGGCGGCAAAGAGCGCTTTGCGAATATTTCAGACGATATGATGCTGGCGGTGGATAAAGCCGACTCAGCAGAATTCACTCGTGAGGAGATTTTGAACCCTAGCGGATGGGTACTACTCAATTACTTGATGGATGCCCGCACAGGATTAGGACGGTTTCGCAGCTTCACGATTTCTAACTATCAATTAATGATGGATTTAATCAAGTACTGTCACAACCATTCCATTGAAGAAATTTTGGCACTACCTGACGTGGTCGAGCGCATAGAGCTATACCAAGAGCACGCACCATTAGCCAAAGAGCAAATCAAGCGCTGTAGTCGCATTTATGACAATCTGGTGGTGCTCGATTTACGGGAAGAAGACACCATTTACGCAACCAATCGCTTCATGATTTATGCGATGTACCCGCAGTGTAATATTTCAATTCATGTGATGTGGGGCGTACAGCAGCGAAACACCGTATTTGCTACTGGTAAATCGATTATTAATCGCACATCGCAAACTAATATTGGCGCATTGATGCTGCAATATGGCGGTGGCGGCCACGAGAATGCAGGCACTTGCCAAGTTGCCAATGAAGCCGTTGATGCTACATTGCGCGAACTCATGCTCAAAATTACTGCGGATGGCTAA